In one window of Bdellovibrio bacteriovorus W DNA:
- a CDS encoding ABC-1 domain protein (COG1709 Predicted transcriptional regulator), producing MEMSLSNEAIRLKKLRDYLDYSQRDLADEFQVTCGAIAQWESGKRPVPGPIIKLIEIYEANIQTLNRSQSCISTESIDHSRDLLSSIVQSLKAEGIFVSKDSMSSISYLVKHSFKNTGNSDPVLDKLKVAIARQIIKSFDGSRGLAIKVAQIAAFVDGGLPAEIPVLLGELLSNVKPLPFSIIQNILFEAYEGDHSKYFSKVNKEPFRVTSIAQLHLATTLSGETVVLKIRHPKINEVLSKQFKTLSILNTLKKIFGSSLDEVLNDIQTQVMLELDYKREAHFQNIFRKNFMHEPRIVIPRVLNDLCRESILVSQLEPGLSFDAFKTRSSSGERNQAGQLISYFHSFSIFEKNIMHSDPHPGNFLFRPNQVIFLDFGRVIELDPSDVQNEKRMYSAILRKDKEAVLSQFKNSMMIKDPESFDYNGFWDLILEQQFHHLENKPIKITLDDIRNIELKRKAFKDKNKIILNKNLLRSSIVNVSLINLFAALEAEFNWRKQGFEILNISPQYL from the coding sequence ATGGAAATGAGTTTATCCAACGAAGCCATCCGCCTTAAAAAACTAAGAGATTATTTAGACTACTCTCAGCGAGATCTTGCGGATGAGTTTCAAGTCACTTGTGGAGCTATCGCCCAATGGGAATCAGGCAAACGCCCTGTCCCCGGCCCCATTATTAAACTCATTGAAATCTATGAAGCAAATATTCAAACACTCAATAGATCGCAAAGCTGTATTTCGACCGAGTCCATAGATCACTCCAGAGATTTGCTCTCTTCTATTGTGCAATCTTTAAAGGCTGAAGGAATCTTTGTCTCCAAAGACAGCATGTCCAGCATTTCATATCTGGTAAAACACTCTTTCAAAAATACTGGGAATTCAGATCCTGTCTTGGATAAACTCAAAGTAGCTATTGCTCGACAAATCATAAAATCTTTTGATGGATCACGTGGTCTTGCTATCAAGGTTGCGCAGATTGCTGCATTTGTCGATGGTGGCCTACCTGCAGAAATACCCGTTCTTTTAGGGGAATTGCTATCTAATGTTAAACCTTTGCCGTTTTCGATCATTCAGAACATTTTATTCGAGGCCTATGAAGGAGATCACTCCAAATACTTTTCTAAGGTTAACAAAGAACCCTTCCGAGTAACAAGCATTGCGCAGCTTCACCTTGCGACGACACTCTCTGGCGAAACTGTGGTCCTTAAGATTCGACATCCTAAAATTAACGAAGTTCTATCAAAGCAGTTCAAAACTCTATCTATCTTAAATACTTTAAAGAAAATATTTGGGAGTTCTTTAGATGAAGTTCTGAACGACATCCAAACTCAGGTGATGCTAGAGTTAGACTACAAACGCGAAGCTCATTTTCAAAATATTTTTAGAAAAAACTTTATGCACGAACCCCGTATTGTGATACCTCGGGTTTTAAACGATCTTTGTCGCGAAAGTATTTTAGTTTCACAACTTGAACCAGGTCTTTCTTTTGATGCGTTTAAGACCCGCTCATCGTCAGGCGAAAGAAATCAAGCTGGCCAATTAATATCTTACTTTCATAGCTTTTCTATCTTCGAAAAGAATATAATGCATTCGGACCCACACCCTGGAAACTTTTTATTCCGACCCAATCAAGTGATTTTCTTGGACTTCGGCAGAGTCATCGAATTAGACCCTTCCGACGTACAAAATGAAAAGCGAATGTACTCCGCAATCTTGCGAAAAGATAAAGAGGCAGTTTTAAGTCAGTTTAAAAATTCTATGATGATCAAAGATCCAGAAAGCTTTGATTATAATGGTTTCTGGGATTTAATCTTAGAACAACAATTCCATCATCTAGAAAACAAGCCCATTAAAATCACTCTCGACGACATTAGGAATATAGAATTAAAGAGAAAGGCATTTAAGGATAAAAACAAAATCATCCTTAATAAAAATCTACTTCGTAGCAGCATCGTCAATGTCAGCTTGATAAATTTATTTGCAGCTCTAGAGGCGGAATTCAATTGGAGAAAACAGGGGTTCGAAATCTTAAACATCTCCCCCCAGTATTTGTGA
- a CDS encoding phospholipase D family protein (COG1502 Phosphatidylserine/phosphatidylglycerophosphate/cardiolipin synthases and related enzymes): MPSMKLRKLIIGSCVILPACQSIPLRSPNSSGSAAFPFDLQKVHELNIEQQREEDLLKRAIKEHDKSAEEIRQKNTERILKAQQQTLQRIDSQESQKSSFSDSPKAFSTSDNSKWGTQSEKFLLGELNLYTGKSPHSFFVMSNSRSLNYELLLEHATFSKEQSPFPSDNEDRRDAQKYLKSQITCDADFELKSTLFKFKKYSAGQTAKFNWYDSRLNGQNVRFRPSSKVKSCTIDFVNTFADKKTNYRVQLFTEASRYPYVDKLSKNVDGCILPMAGNLTGPQKFFLRTDYLFMNCPLAVDSLKTLEDPIDGFQEKVKMLLGKPLPSNYLTQNNPFAPLDFSQAPKLDAIYVSYLVFRSDYYGNVIAELLKYHANRGAMVRILVSDVISTKKDKKLYDLMSSENGNIKVLTYRYNRSAQSGGWFHQLHRTNHVKALVTLSNSHPQHNRAVIGGRNVHDGFLFTQAPNHKAYPSLVNYGGGEESFVHWRDFEFLVESKEFAERIATQLAALWMQDSVTYLVKPSTAQAPTVQNLSESYFKDADTRPLARHYMSIPFKDDQVLETYYADLIKSAKRKILISTPYFRPLKKVGEALLEASERGVEITLITRLDLKGDTADFILGAVNKDGVNRFRDTVKIYEYTEPKIILHSKLVMIDDELSFLGSVNLNKRSFVHDMENGVLIYSPSFAKHMEKIFNTYTKTSRQITEKQKVWFWQRALIYMLDDEF, encoded by the coding sequence ATGCCTTCTATGAAATTGCGTAAGCTCATCATCGGTTCCTGCGTCATCTTACCAGCCTGTCAATCCATCCCACTGCGCTCTCCAAACTCGAGTGGGTCTGCAGCATTTCCTTTCGATCTTCAGAAAGTCCATGAACTCAATATTGAACAACAAAGAGAAGAAGATCTTTTAAAACGCGCTATCAAAGAACATGACAAATCGGCCGAGGAAATTCGTCAAAAAAATACGGAACGTATTTTAAAAGCCCAACAACAAACGCTTCAGCGCATTGATTCCCAAGAATCGCAAAAAAGTTCATTCTCCGACTCGCCAAAAGCATTTAGTACTTCTGACAATAGCAAATGGGGAACTCAGTCTGAGAAGTTTTTGCTAGGTGAACTCAATCTCTATACTGGAAAATCTCCTCATTCTTTCTTTGTCATGTCGAATTCGCGAAGTTTAAATTATGAGCTTCTGCTAGAGCATGCCACTTTCTCAAAGGAGCAATCTCCTTTTCCAAGTGACAACGAAGACCGTCGAGATGCCCAAAAGTACCTGAAATCACAAATAACCTGCGATGCAGACTTTGAGCTCAAATCCACTCTCTTTAAATTTAAAAAATATAGCGCTGGGCAGACAGCAAAGTTTAACTGGTATGACTCTCGACTGAACGGACAAAATGTACGCTTCCGTCCTAGTTCTAAAGTTAAATCTTGTACCATTGATTTTGTAAATACCTTTGCTGATAAGAAAACTAACTACCGCGTTCAACTCTTTACTGAAGCATCTCGCTATCCTTACGTAGATAAGCTTTCAAAAAATGTGGATGGCTGTATTCTGCCAATGGCAGGTAATCTTACAGGACCCCAGAAATTCTTTTTAAGAACTGATTATCTTTTTATGAATTGCCCTCTTGCTGTGGACTCTTTAAAAACACTTGAAGATCCTATTGATGGCTTCCAAGAAAAAGTAAAAATGCTTCTTGGAAAGCCCCTGCCAAGCAATTACCTCACTCAAAATAATCCGTTTGCTCCCCTTGATTTCTCACAAGCTCCTAAGCTCGATGCCATCTACGTAAGCTATCTCGTTTTTAGAAGTGACTATTACGGCAACGTGATAGCCGAGCTTTTAAAGTATCACGCGAATCGTGGTGCCATGGTGAGAATCTTAGTTTCTGATGTTATCAGCACCAAGAAAGACAAAAAACTCTATGATTTGATGTCTTCAGAAAATGGAAACATCAAGGTCCTTACTTATCGCTATAATCGCAGCGCTCAAAGTGGCGGCTGGTTCCATCAATTACATCGAACCAATCACGTGAAGGCCCTTGTCACTTTATCCAACTCCCACCCTCAGCACAACCGTGCAGTGATTGGTGGCCGCAACGTGCATGACGGCTTTTTATTCACTCAAGCTCCGAACCATAAAGCCTACCCGTCGCTGGTAAATTATGGCGGTGGCGAAGAGTCTTTTGTTCACTGGAGAGATTTCGAATTTTTGGTCGAATCTAAAGAATTCGCAGAGCGTATTGCCACACAATTAGCAGCGCTATGGATGCAGGATTCTGTGACTTATTTAGTAAAACCCTCAACCGCGCAAGCTCCGACAGTTCAGAATCTTTCTGAGTCTTACTTCAAGGATGCGGACACCCGACCTTTAGCGCGCCACTATATGTCCATCCCCTTTAAAGACGACCAAGTGCTTGAAACTTATTATGCCGATTTGATCAAGAGCGCTAAGAGGAAAATCTTAATTTCTACGCCTTACTTCCGCCCTTTAAAAAAGGTCGGTGAAGCTCTTTTAGAAGCATCTGAAAGAGGTGTTGAAATCACTCTAATCACCCGCTTAGATCTTAAAGGAGACACTGCGGACTTCATCCTCGGTGCCGTCAACAAAGATGGTGTGAACCGCTTCCGCGACACTGTTAAAATTTATGAATATACGGAACCTAAAATCATCTTGCATTCAAAGCTCGTAATGATCGACGATGAGCTAAGCTTCTTGGGATCTGTTAATTTAAATAAAAGAAGTTTTGTTCACGACATGGAAAATGGGGTTCTTATCTACAGCCCTTCTTTTGCTAAACATATGGAAAAAATCTTTAATACCTATACCAAGACATCTCGCCAAATCACTGAGAAACAAAAAGTCTGGTTCTGGCAAAGAGCCCTCATCTATATGTTGGATGATGAGTTCTAA
- a CDS encoding hypothetical protein (COG0642 Signal transduction histidine kinase) gives MGISIFFESSKAKTLVHQYMHIWEDDIASAKIFKSDISLQNKVLDQLFQVHSSVSDVSTASSLQKCWSEVSIPLSYNALPAGQVQVCFDAAKTSFIAMSSPVFLLGLLLGIVFWMLSVRKEVNNQVRAQRLQTELHFNQEMAKMSRQVAHDIRGPLTALMTLSKLGHDETSEKQQLLQLAAERIQGIADDLLKQGTKEKQSLAPVVNATTEAAISLREETRNIIREYRFANSHISIELHEHLGESSDLVKFEKIKFQRILSNILNNAIEALPEAEPNITITLMAKSKGLMLLVMDNGCGIPEEEISKVLEEGYSYQKKTGSGLGLYDAAKTLIGIGGDLQVTSRLGIGTQILLVFPYAELSSATRIS, from the coding sequence TTGGGAATCAGTATTTTCTTTGAAAGCAGTAAAGCAAAGACCTTGGTTCATCAGTACATGCATATTTGGGAGGATGATATTGCCTCCGCCAAAATATTTAAATCAGATATCAGTCTACAAAACAAAGTTTTAGATCAATTGTTTCAAGTCCATTCAAGTGTGAGCGATGTTTCGACAGCAAGTTCCTTGCAAAAATGTTGGAGTGAGGTGAGCATCCCTTTGTCTTACAACGCACTTCCGGCGGGACAGGTTCAGGTTTGTTTTGATGCTGCTAAAACGTCGTTTATAGCAATGAGCTCACCGGTCTTTTTATTGGGCCTTCTATTAGGTATAGTTTTCTGGATGTTATCAGTGCGCAAAGAAGTGAACAACCAAGTGCGGGCGCAAAGGCTTCAGACCGAATTGCACTTCAATCAAGAAATGGCCAAAATGAGTCGGCAAGTGGCTCACGACATTCGAGGACCTTTAACAGCCCTTATGACTTTATCTAAACTAGGGCACGATGAAACCAGTGAGAAGCAACAACTCCTACAATTAGCCGCAGAGAGAATTCAAGGGATTGCAGATGATTTGCTAAAGCAGGGAACTAAAGAAAAACAGTCTCTAGCGCCCGTGGTAAATGCTACCACGGAGGCGGCAATTTCCCTGAGGGAAGAAACTCGAAATATAATTCGAGAATATAGATTTGCTAATAGCCATATTTCTATAGAGTTGCACGAGCATCTCGGTGAGTCGTCGGATCTTGTTAAGTTCGAGAAAATCAAATTTCAAAGAATTCTGAGCAATATCTTAAATAATGCGATTGAAGCTTTGCCAGAAGCTGAGCCTAACATCACCATCACTTTAATGGCTAAAAGCAAAGGTCTGATGCTTTTGGTAATGGATAACGGCTGCGGCATTCCCGAAGAAGAAATCTCCAAAGTTCTTGAGGAAGGTTATTCCTACCAGAAAAAAACGGGCAGTGGTCTAGGGCTCTATGATGCTGCTAAAACACTCATCGGTATAGGTGGCGATCTGCAAGTAACCTCTCGTCTTGGAATCGGCACGCAGATTCTTTTGGTGTTTCCCTATGCTGAGTTGTCTTCAGCGACGCGAATTTCCTAA
- a CDS encoding hypothetical protein (COG1478 Uncharacterized conserved protein) → MKPLIITPIKTDIFKKGDDLVEFIMKNTPSAFWQEEMVLTITSKIVSLAENRLVAKSEISKKELILRESDYYLGEIGYGTQLTITHGLLIASAGIDESNSEDDHYIIYPEDPYKSATELRKALLEKTGLKNLGILLTDSRTSPLRMGVVGVALAYAGIEPIENKIGEKDIFGRPLAMTQVNLVDSLAASAVLTMGEAAEQCPLAMIQNAKVQFTENPNRAALDVSPERDMYRNLYAHLMT, encoded by the coding sequence ATGAAGCCATTGATCATCACACCGATTAAAACTGATATTTTTAAAAAAGGTGATGATCTGGTTGAGTTCATAATGAAAAACACTCCTTCTGCTTTCTGGCAGGAGGAGATGGTTTTAACGATCACCTCAAAAATCGTAAGTCTGGCTGAGAACCGCTTGGTTGCAAAATCAGAGATCTCTAAAAAAGAACTTATTCTAAGAGAATCAGACTACTACCTCGGAGAGATTGGCTACGGCACCCAACTCACAATTACGCATGGCCTTCTTATTGCCTCTGCGGGAATTGATGAATCTAACTCTGAAGATGATCACTACATTATTTACCCAGAAGATCCTTATAAAAGTGCTACAGAACTGCGCAAAGCCCTCCTAGAAAAGACCGGCCTTAAAAACCTTGGAATTCTTCTAACAGATTCTCGCACAAGTCCTCTGCGCATGGGTGTAGTGGGTGTTGCTCTTGCCTATGCAGGCATTGAACCCATTGAAAATAAAATCGGCGAAAAAGATATCTTTGGCCGTCCACTTGCGATGACTCAAGTAAACCTTGTCGATAGTCTAGCAGCAAGCGCTGTTCTTACAATGGGTGAAGCCGCCGAACAATGTCCCTTAGCGATGATTCAAAATGCTAAGGTTCAATTCACCGAGAATCCAAACCGCGCAGCCCTTGATGTTTCTCCTGAAAGAGATATGTATCGCAATCTCTATGCGCATCTAATGACGTAG